From a region of the Gossypium raimondii isolate GPD5lz chromosome 10, ASM2569854v1, whole genome shotgun sequence genome:
- the LOC105775877 gene encoding probable WRKY transcription factor 75: MENYQMFLPVSLPSNMALNSQVFDNFHGDTSNGMLSSDMKTDKLIQAAQVKEVVENGGFVGSETEIKSGEKEKKTRKPRYAFQTRSQVDILDDGYRWRKYGQKAVKNNKFPRSYYRCTHQGCNVKKQVQRLTKDETLVLTTYEGVHTHPIDNPTDNFHHILSQMQIYTPF, encoded by the exons ATGGAGAATTATCAAATGTTTCTTCCCGTCTCTTTACCATCGAACATGGCGCTTAATTCTCAAGTTTTTGACAATTTTCATGGGGATACCTCAAATGGGATGTTGTCGTCGGATATGAAGACAGACAAGTTGATCCAAGCAGCACAAGTTAAAGAGGTGGTTGAAAATGGGGGATTTGTTGGTTCTGAAACAGAGATAAAATCAGGTGAGAAGGAAAAGAAGACAAGGAAGCCTAGGTATGCTTTTCAAACAAGGAGTCAGGTTGATATACTTGATGATGGATATCGTTGGAGGAAATATGGGCAAAAAGCTGTTAAGAACAACAAATTCCCAAG AAGCTACTATCGATGCACACATCAAGGATGCAATGTAAAGAAGCAAGTCCAACGTCTAACCAAAGATGAAACTCTGGTCCTTACCACTTACGAGGGGGTTCACACTCATCCCATCGACAACCCAACTGACAATTTTCATCATATCTTGAGTCAAATGCAAATTTACACACccttttaa